The proteins below come from a single Erysipelothrix piscisicarius genomic window:
- a CDS encoding class II D-tagatose-bisphosphate aldolase, non-catalytic subunit, which translates to MKKNPLFLLNNKRPVGVYSACTASGPVLEATLEFAKEHNSSVVIEATANQVNQFGGYTGMQPADFKAFVYELSDKVGYDKSRIILGGDHLGPLTWTDLNEDEAMKNACDLVYAYVRAGFTKIHLDTSMRVADDSTEEVLSNETIARRSAMMAKVCLEAYDDLLKEDPEAVFPAFIIGSEVPIPGGAQEEEDTLAVTSPEAFKETYRVFQETFKAANVEKVFDSVIGIVVQPGVEFGDADLFQYNRENAKELTDTLKREFDSFVFEGHSTDYQTPTHLREMVEDGITILKVGPALTFAYREALFALAHIESQICTDPSNFVDVLEAAMLDQPGNWQKHYHGTEAELFIKRKYSYSDRARYYLPVPSVQAAITKLVANLDAVEIPMTLISQYMPYQYRRIKDGIVENHADALIKDYIKLSLDDYQYATHVDELEA; encoded by the coding sequence ATGAAAAAAAATCCATTATTTTTATTAAACAATAAACGTCCTGTGGGTGTTTATTCTGCATGTACGGCAAGCGGACCCGTACTTGAAGCAACATTAGAGTTCGCAAAAGAACACAATTCTTCAGTAGTAATCGAAGCAACTGCAAACCAAGTAAATCAATTTGGTGGTTATACAGGCATGCAACCTGCTGATTTTAAAGCGTTTGTTTATGAATTATCCGACAAAGTTGGATATGACAAATCACGCATTATTCTTGGTGGTGACCATTTAGGTCCTTTAACATGGACGGATTTAAATGAAGATGAAGCAATGAAAAATGCATGTGACTTAGTCTATGCTTATGTTCGTGCAGGCTTTACAAAAATTCACTTAGATACATCAATGCGTGTTGCAGATGATAGCACTGAAGAAGTGTTATCAAATGAAACTATTGCACGTCGTTCAGCAATGATGGCAAAAGTTTGTTTAGAAGCTTATGATGATTTACTCAAAGAAGATCCCGAAGCAGTATTCCCTGCATTTATTATTGGTAGTGAAGTGCCAATTCCAGGTGGTGCTCAAGAGGAAGAAGATACTTTAGCAGTAACATCTCCTGAAGCATTTAAAGAAACATACCGTGTATTCCAAGAAACGTTTAAAGCAGCCAATGTGGAAAAAGTATTTGATTCAGTAATTGGTATTGTTGTACAACCGGGTGTTGAGTTTGGTGATGCGGATTTATTCCAATACAATCGTGAAAATGCAAAAGAACTTACAGATACGTTAAAACGTGAATTTGATTCATTTGTATTTGAAGGTCATTCAACAGACTATCAAACACCGACACATCTACGTGAAATGGTTGAAGATGGTATCACAATCTTGAAGGTTGGGCCAGCATTAACGTTTGCATACCGTGAAGCACTCTTTGCCCTTGCACATATCGAAAGCCAAATCTGTACGGATCCATCAAACTTTGTGGATGTTTTAGAAGCAGCAATGCTTGACCAACCGGGTAACTGGCAAAAACATTACCATGGAACCGAAGCAGAACTCTTTATTAAACGTAAATACAGCTACAGTGATCGTGCACGTTACTACTTGCCGGTACCTTCAGTTCAAGCAGCGATTACAAAACTTGTTGCAAACTTAGATGCTGTGGAAATTCCAATGACATTGATCTCACAATACATGCCATACCAATACCGTCGTATTAAAGATGGTATCGTAGAGAATCATGCGGATGCCCTCATTAAAGATTACATCAAGCTTTCCCTTGATGATTATCAATATGCAACGCATGTTGATGAGCTTGAAGCTTAG
- a CDS encoding LPXTG cell wall anchor domain-containing protein, with protein MKKTLQKLSLGLITAVLVSTTFTAVSAQEPTIVEDVIIDQKFAHASGRVDSDFFYYEVVNNNNGKNTERFDGYDFNANFSLKTAPEGRGLKYVTNAIDHVYYKKDWYGGDRKAATAMVWDNEEGQWKVPNPWVDIDGNPLATVTPGNPNGIRLRMFDTGKGALALRPKSETPLAETGLSGPYQSLLNGGWNLKEISFNSKDNNVLAFDLFDGETNIVNNGKIFEISQEKDESLCPHAHGAWHSFSFGNYVYYEVENDAKISYEPLTIQDSYNLDESLTLSTSASITAPVTFKLNYQWQVSADNDVFTYLENENEATLSLQATKDNDGAFYRLVIGVDRSSTEVTTNAVQLNVNKNLLSFNTQLSDVVNPESQYRYAQESVGTFPTLSHETHKFIGWTYDQEGLQPVTETDTLKGDTVLYASWNRSHALKLVVDSSIEYKLGTVCEETDFLRDINSHVRRVDASRMLAQIQLTSNFDTVVNLNQLGNYEVTVSVSDPTTYSVSEQKVMVGIVDGDVETPTPSLPETETPIKPNPRPETKPEVKPNLPQGPTHIQSENNLEERVENGNITTSKNTVFVINDNSGQIHSNDAVDMDSLPNTGMNASIKPFIGLGIVVVGMFMATRRRKD; from the coding sequence ATGAAAAAAACCTTACAAAAACTAAGTCTTGGACTTATCACCGCAGTTTTAGTATCGACAACATTTACCGCAGTATCTGCGCAAGAACCAACCATCGTCGAAGATGTCATCATCGACCAAAAATTTGCGCATGCATCCGGACGTGTTGATTCCGACTTTTTCTATTATGAAGTTGTAAACAACAATAACGGGAAAAATACCGAACGCTTTGATGGTTACGACTTTAATGCCAACTTCAGCCTTAAAACCGCTCCTGAGGGACGAGGTTTAAAATATGTCACCAATGCAATCGATCATGTCTATTACAAGAAAGATTGGTATGGCGGGGACCGCAAAGCCGCTACTGCGATGGTATGGGATAATGAAGAAGGACAATGGAAAGTACCAAACCCTTGGGTTGATATTGATGGGAATCCATTGGCAACAGTAACCCCGGGGAATCCAAATGGCATTCGACTTCGCATGTTTGATACCGGTAAAGGTGCCTTGGCTCTACGTCCGAAATCTGAAACACCCCTCGCTGAAACGGGTCTGTCTGGTCCGTACCAATCCCTTTTGAATGGTGGTTGGAATTTAAAAGAAATCTCATTTAACAGCAAAGACAACAACGTGCTTGCATTTGATTTATTTGATGGCGAAACAAATATCGTAAATAATGGAAAAATCTTTGAAATCAGCCAAGAAAAAGATGAATCATTATGCCCTCATGCCCATGGTGCTTGGCATTCATTTAGCTTCGGTAATTATGTTTACTATGAAGTGGAAAATGATGCAAAGATTTCATATGAGCCTTTAACCATTCAAGATTCTTATAATCTTGATGAATCACTAACACTCAGCACATCAGCATCCATCACCGCACCGGTAACGTTTAAATTAAACTATCAATGGCAAGTAAGTGCCGATAACGATGTCTTTACCTATCTTGAAAACGAAAACGAAGCAACACTTTCACTTCAAGCAACAAAAGACAACGATGGCGCATTCTACCGCCTTGTGATCGGTGTTGATCGTTCAAGCACCGAAGTTACAACAAATGCCGTACAACTCAATGTAAATAAAAACCTTCTCTCATTTAATACACAATTAAGTGATGTTGTAAATCCTGAGTCACAATACCGTTATGCTCAAGAGTCCGTAGGAACCTTCCCAACCCTATCTCATGAAACGCATAAGTTTATTGGATGGACTTACGATCAAGAAGGATTACAACCTGTAACAGAAACCGACACGCTTAAAGGGGATACTGTTTTATATGCTTCTTGGAATCGAAGCCATGCATTAAAGCTTGTGGTCGATTCAAGCATTGAATACAAACTGGGTACTGTATGTGAAGAAACAGACTTCCTGCGAGATATCAACTCTCATGTGCGTCGTGTGGATGCATCCCGTATGCTTGCACAAATTCAACTAACTTCAAATTTTGATACCGTTGTGAATTTAAACCAACTTGGCAATTATGAAGTTACAGTATCCGTTTCGGATCCCACAACTTATAGTGTTTCCGAACAGAAGGTTATGGTAGGAATTGTGGATGGCGATGTGGAAACACCAACACCATCACTTCCAGAAACAGAAACACCCATTAAACCCAATCCTCGCCCGGAAACAAAACCCGAAGTAAAACCTAACTTACCACAAGGTCCAACACATATACAATCCGAAAACAACCTTGAAGAACGTGTTGAAAATGGAAATATCACAACATCAAAAAATACGGTCTTTGTAATTAATGATAACTCGGGACAGATTCATAGTAATGATGCGGTCGATATGGATTCACTTCCTAATACAGGAATGAATGCGAGTATCAAACCCTTTATCGGTCTTGGTATTGTCGTAGTTGGTATGTTCATGGCGACACGTCGCCGTAAAGACTAA
- a CDS encoding PTS system mannose/fructose/sorbose family transporter subunit IID, translating to MESNTYKDLNPAQQLDKKTLNKMVWRSLFLQSSFNYERMQAGGWLYGILPGLEKIHTDKDDLSASMEHNLEFFNTHPFLVTFVMGIVLSLEQQKADIPTIRAVRVAAMGPLGGIGDALFWLTLVPITAGLTANMAINGSLMGPILFLLIFNIAQFAVRYFLMHKSYELGTNAVSLFTENAKEFTRAASILGVFIVGALVSNYGATSLRISIDQGGGAFINFQEVLDGILPQLIPLIITLMLFVLVKKHNWTPTKCIGLLLVMGLVGTAFGIWAEDSGALDANGNPIQGGYTPIVEWYKLPTPKEAK from the coding sequence ATGGAATCTAATACATATAAAGATCTCAATCCAGCGCAACAACTGGATAAGAAAACATTAAATAAAATGGTTTGGCGTTCACTCTTCTTACAATCATCGTTCAACTATGAACGTATGCAAGCAGGTGGATGGCTCTACGGTATTTTACCTGGACTTGAGAAAATTCATACAGACAAAGATGATCTCTCAGCATCCATGGAACATAACTTAGAGTTCTTTAATACGCACCCATTCCTTGTTACGTTTGTAATGGGTATTGTGCTTTCACTTGAACAACAAAAAGCTGATATTCCAACCATTCGTGCCGTACGTGTTGCGGCTATGGGACCACTTGGTGGTATTGGGGATGCGCTCTTCTGGTTAACATTAGTACCAATTACGGCGGGACTTACTGCTAACATGGCAATTAATGGAAGTTTAATGGGACCAATCTTATTCCTCTTAATCTTCAATATTGCGCAATTTGCAGTTCGTTACTTCTTAATGCATAAATCGTATGAGCTTGGTACAAACGCTGTATCACTCTTTACAGAAAATGCGAAAGAGTTTACACGTGCCGCAAGCATTCTCGGTGTATTTATTGTTGGGGCACTTGTATCAAACTATGGTGCTACATCCCTACGTATTTCAATTGATCAAGGTGGTGGGGCCTTTATTAACTTCCAAGAAGTCTTGGATGGTATCTTACCTCAATTGATTCCGTTAATTATTACACTGATGCTCTTTGTACTTGTTAAGAAACACAACTGGACCCCTACAAAATGTATTGGATTATTACTTGTAATGGGTCTTGTAGGTACTGCATTTGGTATTTGGGCTGAAGACTCGGGTGCACTTGATGCAAACGGTAATCCAATCCAAGGTGGTTATACACCAATTGTGGAATGGTATAAATTACCGACACCGAAAGAAGCAAAATAA
- a CDS encoding PTS mannose/fructose/sorbose/N-acetylgalactosamine transporter subunit IIC — MNSFSIIQYLLVFIVTFIVAIDQFSFLESLYQPIVVGPVVGAILGDMKTGLVVGGTYQLIQIGSMPVGGAQPPNAVIGGIMATIFAVSMPSVDPSAAVGMAVPFALLGQYAVTTAFTLMSPLMKKADEAAKAANPKAIEQINYIGMGLIGLLFAVIIMVGMKLGVSFSGAIVDWSSNNSWFMAGLAAGGKMMRYVGFAILMKIMLSGELWGFFFLGFAFATIISKVPGLGGSALLIIAMIGPAIAIYDFQTNTKLRDLTAGGGDEDGI; from the coding sequence ATGAATAGTTTTTCAATTATTCAATACTTGCTCGTATTCATCGTTACATTTATTGTTGCGATTGATCAATTCAGTTTCCTTGAATCGCTATACCAACCAATCGTTGTTGGTCCCGTTGTCGGAGCGATTTTGGGTGATATGAAAACCGGGCTTGTTGTTGGGGGAACATATCAATTAATTCAAATTGGTAGTATGCCTGTTGGGGGAGCACAACCACCAAATGCAGTTATTGGTGGAATCATGGCAACAATCTTTGCAGTTTCCATGCCAAGTGTTGATCCAAGTGCCGCTGTGGGGATGGCGGTTCCATTTGCACTATTAGGTCAATATGCTGTAACAACAGCCTTTACCTTAATGTCACCTTTAATGAAGAAAGCGGATGAGGCAGCAAAAGCTGCGAATCCAAAAGCCATTGAACAAATCAACTATATCGGAATGGGTTTAATCGGGCTTCTCTTTGCAGTAATCATTATGGTAGGTATGAAACTTGGTGTTTCCTTTAGTGGAGCAATCGTTGATTGGTCATCCAATAACAGTTGGTTTATGGCTGGTCTTGCAGCGGGTGGTAAAATGATGCGTTATGTCGGATTCGCAATTCTTATGAAGATTATGCTTTCCGGAGAACTCTGGGGATTCTTCTTCCTTGGATTTGCATTCGCTACGATTATCAGTAAAGTTCCAGGACTTGGTGGTTCCGCATTGCTTATTATCGCAATGATTGGTCCCGCAATCGCAATCTACGATTTCCAAACAAATACAAAACTACGTGACTTAACAGCAGGTGGAGGTGATGAAGATGGAATCTAA
- the agaV gene encoding PTS N-acetylgalactosamine transporter subunit IIB: MPNIVLTRIDNRLIHGQVATQWCSAIGANLILVANDEVASNKMRQGLMDMAAPSYATTRYWTLQKTIETIHKASDKQKIFIVCESPADVLTLVEGGVPITKVNIGNMHLSEGKRQVAQVVAVDDHDVEAFRRLKELGVELEIRKVPTESAENIDKLFQ, from the coding sequence ATGCCTAATATTGTATTAACACGAATTGACAATCGATTAATTCATGGTCAAGTCGCAACACAATGGTGTTCCGCAATCGGAGCCAACTTAATTCTTGTTGCAAATGACGAAGTAGCATCAAATAAAATGCGTCAAGGTTTAATGGATATGGCTGCACCAAGTTATGCAACCACACGCTATTGGACTTTGCAAAAGACAATCGAAACAATTCATAAGGCTTCAGACAAACAAAAGATTTTTATTGTTTGCGAAAGCCCTGCTGATGTATTAACACTTGTGGAGGGTGGTGTTCCCATTACGAAAGTCAATATTGGAAACATGCATTTGTCAGAAGGAAAACGTCAAGTAGCACAAGTTGTTGCTGTTGATGATCATGATGTGGAAGCATTTAGACGATTGAAAGAACTGGGTGTTGAACTTGAAATACGCAAAGTTCCAACCGAAAGTGCTGAAAACATCGATAAATTATTTCAATAA
- a CDS encoding AraC family transcriptional regulator: MYLKTTSPQFLKYGQVQDHPSNYKVHRFFVEGKVPKYLKSVSAPVTLEVLEGIALVVILDRSGDPEQFVIHRIARLNPDIPYTVIPLTQSAVIEESIQSDGVYAGHHYENEQEVGYLPIRPKFYVTDIFSYYYSVKGRNYHFSGESHFYWEITYVDTGELVTEIDGKEFTLESQSMMLYFPNQFHKQRIAGDKSCSYLTIMFDMNINVHDIDHIKNKVFTCTQEMYNLFNSFIKHSTILETYNVPYSRDLMISYLQELIILVIQYDSPNHTQHLNSNPIQANFENELVNEINKYILNNICEPISVEDLCDHFAISRSSLQVLFKKNMDMPPKQYINDIKMMRAQVMILEENLPITEVAMRLGFSSIHYFSRKFKKQFGLSPTEYAQSLYNKNTSDD, from the coding sequence ATGTATTTAAAAACGACAAGCCCACAATTCTTGAAGTATGGACAAGTACAAGATCACCCTTCAAACTATAAAGTTCATCGATTCTTTGTAGAAGGAAAGGTTCCTAAATATTTAAAATCGGTATCAGCACCCGTGACCCTTGAAGTTCTAGAAGGGATTGCATTGGTTGTGATTTTAGATCGTTCAGGCGATCCGGAACAGTTTGTAATCCATCGGATTGCACGATTAAACCCAGATATTCCTTATACTGTAATTCCGCTTACCCAAAGTGCTGTGATTGAAGAATCCATTCAATCGGACGGTGTTTACGCGGGACATCATTACGAGAATGAACAAGAAGTTGGGTACCTACCCATTCGTCCTAAATTTTATGTAACAGATATTTTTTCCTATTATTACAGTGTAAAGGGAAGAAACTATCATTTTTCGGGAGAATCGCATTTCTATTGGGAAATTACGTATGTGGATACGGGGGAGTTGGTGACGGAAATTGATGGCAAAGAATTCACGCTTGAAAGTCAAAGCATGATGTTATACTTCCCAAATCAATTTCATAAACAGCGCATTGCGGGCGATAAATCATGTTCTTACTTAACAATCATGTTTGACATGAATATCAATGTGCATGATATTGATCACATTAAGAATAAGGTCTTTACGTGTACGCAAGAAATGTATAATTTGTTTAATAGTTTTATTAAACATTCAACGATTTTAGAAACATATAATGTGCCGTATTCACGAGATTTAATGATTTCATACCTCCAAGAATTGATTATCTTAGTCATCCAGTATGACAGTCCAAATCATACACAGCATTTGAACTCCAATCCCATTCAAGCGAATTTTGAAAATGAGTTGGTTAATGAGATCAACAAGTATATCTTAAATAATATTTGTGAACCCATATCTGTCGAGGATTTATGCGATCATTTTGCGATCAGTCGTTCAAGTTTACAGGTTTTGTTTAAGAAAAACATGGATATGCCTCCAAAGCAGTATATAAATGACATTAAGATGATGCGAGCACAAGTCATGATTTTAGAAGAAAACTTACCCATTACTGAGGTAGCGATGCGTTTAGGTTTTAGTTCAATTCACTATTTCTCGCGTAAGTTTAAAAAACAATTCGGCTTGTCTCCCACCGAGTATGCGCAGTCCTTATACAATAAAAATACCAGCGATGATTAG
- the agaF gene encoding PTS galactosamine/N-acetylgalactosamine transporter subunit IIA: MIGIVVTGHGRFAEGLTSAVELIAGKQPSYESVLFLEEKGPEALSEDLKVAINNVNTGDGVLVFTDLKGGTPFKEAVMIATQQENVEVLTGTNLSMLLEASLMRLGEPLLHDFALSLSETGASQVDLFDIADLQRDDDLEDGDGI, from the coding sequence ATGATTGGTATTGTCGTAACAGGACACGGACGTTTTGCGGAAGGTTTAACGTCTGCTGTAGAATTAATCGCTGGGAAACAACCCTCATATGAATCCGTACTCTTTTTAGAAGAAAAAGGACCTGAGGCGTTGTCTGAAGACTTAAAAGTTGCAATCAACAACGTTAACACTGGAGATGGTGTTCTTGTCTTTACAGACTTAAAAGGTGGAACACCGTTTAAAGAAGCCGTCATGATTGCGACACAACAAGAAAACGTGGAAGTTCTCACAGGAACCAATTTATCCATGTTACTTGAAGCCAGTCTTATGAGACTTGGTGAACCATTACTCCATGATTTCGCTTTATCATTAAGCGAAACCGGAGCATCGCAAGTCGATCTCTTTGACATCGCAGACTTACAACGCGATGATGATCTTGAAGATGGCGATGGCATCTAA
- a CDS encoding SIS domain-containing protein → MFNNNEQTWKDLKAFDTANEIHQQPQTWDKTYHIILERRQEIQNFINQVINEKEYDVIFTGAGTSEFVGNALAPVLVKEFNSNFKSIATTDIVATPSLFIDPVKPTLLVSFGRSGNSPESIAAVDVVNEINKNAKHLVITCNHEGKLALRDDENIFSIKLPKETNDLSFAMTSSFSNMFLAAFLAFNTDNLEALYPSIKDIIRVGYAFNEEGYKVAMELVENFKFDRIVYLGDADQNGFAQESALKMLELTAGEVVTMHNSPLGFRHGPKSIVNGTTLTVVYMKEDPYTRQYQVDIIKEMSPQRNGNQIMVVDTMNDDTIRELVDVYVSINYNEDTNKDLVGLNMVMYAQVLSLYKSLDLDKSPDNPWPSGLVNRVAQGVIIYPYSYEEEK, encoded by the coding sequence ATGTTTAACAACAACGAACAAACTTGGAAGGATCTCAAAGCGTTTGATACTGCAAATGAAATCCACCAACAACCGCAAACGTGGGATAAAACATACCACATTATTCTAGAACGTCGTCAAGAAATCCAAAATTTTATTAATCAAGTGATTAATGAAAAAGAATACGATGTAATCTTTACTGGAGCAGGTACCAGTGAATTTGTAGGAAATGCACTCGCCCCTGTACTCGTTAAAGAGTTTAATTCAAACTTTAAATCCATCGCAACAACGGATATCGTAGCAACACCATCGCTCTTTATTGATCCTGTGAAACCTACATTACTTGTATCCTTTGGTCGTTCCGGTAACTCACCTGAATCCATTGCAGCGGTAGATGTTGTGAATGAAATCAATAAAAATGCGAAACACTTAGTGATTACCTGTAATCATGAAGGAAAGCTTGCACTACGTGATGATGAAAACATCTTCTCAATCAAATTACCAAAAGAAACAAATGACCTCTCATTCGCAATGACAAGCAGTTTCTCAAACATGTTCCTTGCTGCGTTCTTGGCTTTCAACACTGACAACCTTGAAGCGCTCTACCCTTCAATTAAAGATATTATCCGTGTGGGTTATGCATTTAATGAAGAAGGCTATAAAGTCGCAATGGAACTTGTAGAAAACTTTAAATTTGATCGTATTGTTTATCTTGGCGATGCAGATCAAAACGGTTTTGCTCAAGAATCCGCATTAAAAATGCTTGAACTGACTGCAGGTGAAGTTGTGACAATGCATAACTCACCACTTGGTTTCCGTCATGGACCTAAATCAATTGTAAATGGTACAACCCTGACGGTAGTCTACATGAAAGAAGATCCTTACACACGTCAATATCAAGTTGATATTATTAAGGAAATGAGTCCTCAACGTAATGGAAACCAAATCATGGTTGTAGATACAATGAACGACGATACAATTCGTGAACTCGTTGATGTTTATGTTTCAATTAACTATAATGAAGATACAAACAAAGATTTAGTTGGACTTAATATGGTGATGTATGCACAAGTACTTTCACTTTATAAATCGCTTGATTTAGATAAGTCACCGGATAATCCATGGCCATCAGGACTTGTAAACCGTGTCGCACAAGGTGTTATTATTTATCCATATTCCTACGAGGAGGAAAAATAG